The sequence ATTGCGATTAATCCTGACCTCGGTGTGGAATATGTGGCGAGACTCTTTGCTCAAACGGGAATTCGTCGTGCTCCAGTGATTCACGATAAATTGCTGGGAATTATTTCTGTCACCGATATTATTAGCAAAGGTGATTTTGTCGAAAATCCCAAGGGCATTCTGTTAGAAGAACGCATTGAACAAGCAATTGAAGAAGCTAGAGCCACTTGTTCAGAAAAAGGAGCTACCTCGAAAGAATGTGCCGCCGCCTGGGATATCGTGGAAGAACTGCAAGCCGAAGCGGCTCACCAAAAAGCGGAACGTTTGGAAAAAACAGCCTTTGATTTGTATTGTGAAGAAAATCCCGATGCGGCAGAAGCTCGGGTTTATGACACCTAATCCTTGAGGACTTCAGTTCAGGTTGTGGTTTAACTCATTCATTTCTCTTGACCGTCACAGTTTCCCCCTCTAACATATCAATATAGAGGGGGAATTCTGCTTTATTGGGTTAATCATTTTAGGTTGGATTTGATTGTTAGTGTCATTGAGCAACAAATTAAAAACGTCTAATCAAGCATGAATCCAACCATTCAGGGCAAATCGACTATCCGCAAAATTTTGAGAGGGACAATAAACGGGTAACACTTCATGCTTACAACGACTATCAAAAAAGATAATACTATTATTGCGCGGTTCAATTTGATTAAATCGTTCTTGAATTAGAGATTGATTGTCTTGAATTTTAGTTTCATATAATCTTAAGTCTCCCCCATAAAAGCCTTTAGGTTCTTGATAAAAATAATAAACATAGGTTAATCTTCGATTGGCAGCTTTTCCGGCATCCACATCTTGATGAATTTTATAATATCCCCCCTGTAAATGCGCCGTGATTTGCATTTCTAAATGGGACACTAAAAACATCGGCATTTGTAATTGCTGCATGACATTGGGTCTAACGGAGAGAAGTTGATGAGTCAGCAGTTCATGGAACTCCACAAAGTGTTGAGGAAGTAAAATATAAGATTCCCGATATTTTGATTCATTATTAATTACTTCCGACGGAAAGAATTTGTCTTGATTAGCAAGCGTCATCTTTAAAAGTTTCTGATAATCCTCCTCTGATAAAAAGTTATCTAGTTGTACATAATCTGGATTTAAAATAATGGCTTCTGTTTGTTGATTTTGCAAGAAAGGATCAGGAGAAATATCTGAAGAAGGGATAACTTCGGGTAACAATGAATTCAACTGCTTTTGTTGTGATGATAATATTCCAATCTCTAATACTTTTAAAGCTGCGTTTAGCCTTTCATTGTAAGGAATATCAGGTTGATTAAGGCTAGAATTTACCAAATCTAAAGCTTGACTAAAAATCTTATCAAATTGTATATTATATTCTGAATTGGATAACATTAGAGATGGTTTCCTCCTCTTAATTCAATTTTTGATAGAACTCCTTTATCAAATATACTCAGTTTTGCTCGTTTTCACAACAAAATTTTGGTTCTAAGGAGTCAAAGTGCGATCAAGTCACCAGCATAAGGGTATTAGAATAATTTTAAAAGAAGGAGTTATACAAAAAGATTAGCGGATAAAGTTCTACAAAAAGTCTTAGAGAAAAATATCAATAGTGTGGTAAA comes from Planktothrix sp. FACHB-1365 and encodes:
- a CDS encoding CP12 domain-containing protein, translating into MMLKAKDIMTTEVVTIKGSATVAEAVKQMNDLCLRALIVDRRYEQDAFGIITETDIVYKVTAYGKDPTKVRVCEIMTKPCIAINPDLGVEYVARLFAQTGIRRAPVIHDKLLGIISVTDIISKGDFVENPKGILLEERIEQAIEEARATCSEKGATSKECAAAWDIVEELQAEAAHQKAERLEKTAFDLYCEENPDAAEARVYDT
- a CDS encoding 2OG-Fe(II) oxygenase; amino-acid sequence: MLSNSEYNIQFDKIFSQALDLVNSSLNQPDIPYNERLNAALKVLEIGILSSQQKQLNSLLPEVIPSSDISPDPFLQNQQTEAIILNPDYVQLDNFLSEEDYQKLLKMTLANQDKFFPSEVINNESKYRESYILLPQHFVEFHELLTHQLLSVRPNVMQQLQMPMFLVSHLEMQITAHLQGGYYKIHQDVDAGKAANRRLTYVYYFYQEPKGFYGGDLRLYETKIQDNQSLIQERFNQIEPRNNSIIFFDSRCKHEVLPVYCPSQNFADSRFALNGWIHA